In Amycolatopsis endophytica, the following are encoded in one genomic region:
- the rpmD gene encoding 50S ribosomal protein L30, translating to MAQLKVTQVKSKIGTKHNHRESLRTLGLRKIRQSVVREDTPEVRGLIHTVRHLVTVEEVKA from the coding sequence ATGGCTCAGCTCAAGGTCACCCAGGTCAAGAGCAAGATCGGGACCAAGCACAACCACCGGGAGTCCCTGCGGACGCTCGGACTGCGCAAGATCCGGCAGTCCGTGGTCCGTGAGGACACCCCGGAGGTCCGCGGTCTGATCCACACCGTCCGCCACCTCGTGACTGTTGAGGAGGTCAAGGCATGA
- the rpsD gene encoding 30S ribosomal protein S4, with product MARYTGPATRISRRLKVDLVGGDQAFERRPYPPGQHGRGRVKESEYLLQLQEKQKARYTYGVLERQFSRYYKDAARRPGKTGENLLQILESRLDNVVYRAGLARTRRQARQLVAHGHFTVNGVKVTIPSYQVEKFDIIDVRPKSAQMLPFVAAKESFGDRPIPGWLQVVQSNLRILVHQLPERAQIDVPVQEQLIVEYYSK from the coding sequence ATGGCTCGCTACACCGGCCCCGCGACTCGCATCTCGCGGCGCCTCAAGGTTGACCTCGTCGGCGGCGACCAGGCTTTCGAGCGTCGCCCCTACCCGCCCGGCCAGCACGGCCGCGGCCGGGTCAAGGAGTCCGAATACCTGCTCCAGCTGCAGGAGAAGCAGAAGGCCCGCTACACGTACGGCGTCCTGGAGCGGCAGTTCAGCCGCTACTACAAGGACGCCGCGCGTCGCCCCGGCAAGACCGGTGAGAACCTGCTGCAGATCCTCGAGTCGCGCCTGGACAACGTCGTGTACCGCGCCGGTCTGGCCCGGACCCGTCGTCAGGCGCGTCAGCTGGTGGCGCACGGTCACTTCACCGTGAACGGCGTGAAGGTGACCATCCCGAGCTACCAGGTCGAGAAGTTCGACATCATCGACGTGCGGCCGAAGTCGGCTCAGATGCTGCCCTTCGTGGCCGCCAAGGAGTCCTTCGGTGACCGGCCGATCCCCGGCTGGCTGCAGGTCGTGCAGTCGAACCTCCGCATCCTGGTGCACCAGCTCCCCGAGCGTGCGCAGATCGACGTTCCGGTTCAGGAACAGCTGATCGTCGAGTACTACTCGAAGTGA
- the rplX gene encoding 50S ribosomal protein L24: protein MKVKKGDTVVVIAGKDKGAKGKVIKAYPERDRVLVEGVNRIKKHTRISQTQRGAQSGGIVTQEAPIHVSNVMVVDSDGKPARVGYRIGEDGKKVRISRRNGKDI from the coding sequence ATGAAGGTCAAGAAGGGTGACACGGTCGTCGTCATCGCAGGCAAGGACAAGGGCGCCAAGGGCAAGGTCATCAAGGCCTACCCCGAGCGTGACCGTGTGCTGGTCGAGGGCGTGAACCGGATCAAGAAGCACACGCGGATCTCGCAGACCCAGCGTGGCGCGCAGTCCGGCGGCATCGTGACGCAGGAGGCCCCGATCCACGTGTCGAACGTGATGGTCGTGGACTCCGACGGCAAGCCGGCCCGCGTGGGCTACCGCATCGGCGAGGACGGCAAGAAGGTTCGCATCTCGCGCCGTAACGGTAAGGACATCTGA
- the secY gene encoding preprotein translocase subunit SecY: protein MLSAFRSALTTPDLRKKILFTLLIVAVYRIGAVTPAPGVSYPNVQACQAGADQSGIYSLLNLFSGGALLQLSIFSTGIMPYITASIIVQLLTVVIPRFEELKKEGQSGQGKLTQYTRYLTIALAILQATGVVALADRGQLFPDCAQSIIPDNSIFSLALIVITMTAGTAVMMWLGELITERGVGNGMSVLIFLNIAARIPAEGMNILNGQGGLVFALVCVFGLVIIASVIFVEQGQRRIPVQYAKRMIGRRMYGGTSTYLPIKVNQAGVIPVIFASSLLYLPDLISRLFGDPTSGSGWQAFLQTYVVNQSSWAHILLYFALIIFFTYFYITITFNVDERAEEMKKFGGFIPGIRPGRPTAEYLSFVLGRITFPGSLYLGIIAILPNFFLSITQEGNNQNFPFGGTAVLIMVGVGLDTVKQIESQLMQRNYEGFLR, encoded by the coding sequence GTGCTCAGCGCCTTTCGCTCGGCTCTCACCACGCCGGACCTGCGCAAGAAGATCCTGTTCACGCTGTTGATCGTGGCCGTGTACCGGATCGGTGCGGTCACCCCGGCGCCCGGGGTCTCCTATCCCAATGTGCAGGCTTGCCAGGCAGGTGCCGACCAGTCGGGCATCTACTCCCTGCTGAACCTCTTCAGCGGCGGGGCGCTCCTGCAGCTGTCGATCTTCTCGACCGGCATCATGCCCTACATCACCGCCAGCATCATCGTCCAGCTGCTGACCGTGGTCATCCCGCGGTTCGAGGAGTTGAAGAAGGAAGGCCAGTCCGGCCAGGGCAAGCTGACGCAGTACACCCGGTACCTGACGATCGCGCTGGCGATCCTGCAGGCGACCGGTGTCGTGGCGCTCGCCGACCGCGGCCAGCTGTTCCCGGACTGCGCGCAGTCGATCATCCCGGACAACAGCATCTTCTCGCTGGCCCTGATCGTCATCACGATGACGGCGGGCACCGCGGTCATGATGTGGCTGGGTGAGCTGATCACCGAGCGCGGCGTCGGCAACGGCATGTCCGTCCTGATCTTCCTGAACATCGCGGCCCGCATCCCGGCCGAGGGCATGAACATCCTCAACGGCCAGGGTGGTCTGGTCTTCGCCCTCGTCTGCGTGTTCGGCCTGGTGATCATCGCCAGCGTCATCTTCGTCGAGCAGGGCCAGCGCCGGATCCCGGTCCAGTACGCCAAGCGCATGATCGGCCGCCGGATGTACGGCGGCACGTCGACCTACCTGCCGATCAAGGTGAACCAGGCCGGTGTCATCCCGGTCATCTTCGCTTCGTCGCTGCTGTACCTGCCCGACCTCATCAGCCGCCTGTTCGGCGACCCGACGAGCGGCTCGGGGTGGCAGGCGTTCCTGCAGACCTACGTGGTCAACCAGTCCAGCTGGGCCCACATCCTGCTGTACTTCGCGCTCATCATCTTCTTCACGTACTTCTACATCACGATCACGTTCAACGTGGACGAGCGTGCGGAGGAGATGAAGAAGTTCGGCGGCTTCATCCCGGGCATCCGCCCGGGCAGGCCGACCGCCGAGTACCTGAGCTTCGTACTCGGCCGGATCACCTTCCCGGGTTCGCTCTACCTGGGCATCATCGCGATCCTGCCAAACTTCTTCCTGTCCATCACGCAGGAGGGCAACAACCAGAACTTCCCGTTCGGCGGCACCGCGGTGCTGATCATGGTCGGCGTCGGCCTCGACACGGTGAAGCAGATCGAAAGCCAGCTGATGCAGCGGAATTACGAAGGGTTCTTGCGATGA
- the rpmJ gene encoding 50S ribosomal protein L36: MKVQPSVKKICDKCKVIRRHGRIMVICENLRHKQRQG; encoded by the coding sequence GTGAAGGTCCAGCCGAGCGTCAAGAAGATCTGCGACAAGTGCAAGGTGATCCGCCGCCACGGCCGGATCATGGTGATCTGCGAGAACCTGCGGCACAAGCAGCGGCAGGGCTGA
- the rplQ gene encoding 50S ribosomal protein L17 translates to MPTPTKGPRLGGSAAHERLMMANLATSLFEHGKITTTEAKARRMRPLAEKLITKAKVGDLHNRRQIQRVIRDKDVVHKLLAEIGPHFADRKGGYTRITKTLPRKGDNAPMAVIELVSEKTVTSEAEKARGTKFAKDEAPAAAAPAAEEAKAEETTDQDAEAPESATTEATADPAEGADEAAAETTDDAKKDES, encoded by the coding sequence ATGCCCACCCCCACGAAGGGCCCCCGTCTCGGTGGATCCGCGGCCCACGAGCGGCTGATGATGGCGAACCTCGCCACGTCGCTGTTCGAGCACGGCAAGATCACCACGACCGAGGCCAAGGCCCGCCGGATGCGGCCGCTCGCCGAGAAGCTGATCACCAAGGCGAAGGTCGGCGACCTGCACAACCGGCGTCAGATCCAGCGCGTGATCCGCGACAAGGACGTGGTCCACAAGCTGCTGGCCGAGATCGGCCCGCATTTCGCGGACCGCAAGGGCGGCTACACCCGGATCACCAAGACGCTGCCGCGCAAGGGCGACAACGCCCCGATGGCGGTCATCGAGCTGGTGTCCGAGAAGACCGTCACCTCGGAGGCCGAGAAGGCTCGCGGGACCAAGTTCGCCAAGGACGAGGCCCCCGCCGCCGCGGCTCCCGCTGCCGAGGAGGCCAAGGCCGAGGAGACGACCGACCAGGACGCCGAGGCGCCCGAGTCGGCCACCACCGAGGCGACCGCCGACCCGGCCGAAGGCGCCGATGAGGCTGCTGCCGAGACGACGGACGACGCCAAGAAGGACGAGTCCTGA
- the rplO gene encoding 50S ribosomal protein L15 → MTAIKIHHLRPAPGSKREKIRVGRGEGSKGKTAGRGTKGTKARKNVPAGFEGGQMPIHMRLPKLRGFKNRFRTEYQPVNVGDIARVFPDGGDVTKEQLVARGLVRKNELVKVLGNGDLNGVKLNVTADKFSGSAKEKLEAAGGSANEA, encoded by the coding sequence ATGACGGCCATCAAGATCCACCACCTGCGCCCGGCTCCGGGCTCGAAGCGCGAGAAGATCCGCGTCGGCCGTGGTGAGGGTTCGAAGGGCAAGACCGCCGGTCGCGGTACGAAGGGCACCAAGGCCCGGAAGAACGTGCCCGCCGGTTTCGAGGGTGGGCAGATGCCCATCCACATGCGGCTGCCGAAGCTGCGTGGCTTCAAGAACCGCTTCCGCACCGAGTACCAGCCGGTGAACGTCGGTGACATCGCCCGGGTCTTCCCGGACGGTGGCGACGTCACCAAGGAGCAGCTGGTCGCGCGCGGGCTGGTTCGCAAGAACGAGCTCGTCAAGGTTCTCGGCAACGGCGACCTGAACGGCGTCAAGCTGAACGTCACCGCCGACAAGTTCTCGGGCTCCGCCAAGGAGAAGCTCGAGGCTGCGGGCGGCTCGGCTAACGAGGCCTGA
- the rpsH gene encoding 30S ribosomal protein S8, producing the protein MTMTDPIADFLTRLRNANSAYHDEVVVPHSKLKANIADILKREGYISGFRDEPGEKHKNLVVELKYGRNRERSIAGLRRVSKPGLRVYAKSTELPSVLGGLGIAIISTSGGLQTDRQAKRNGVGGEVLAYVW; encoded by the coding sequence ATGACGATGACCGACCCCATCGCAGACTTTCTGACGCGTCTGCGCAACGCCAACTCGGCGTACCACGACGAGGTCGTGGTTCCGCACTCGAAGCTCAAGGCGAACATCGCCGACATCCTCAAGCGCGAGGGCTACATCTCGGGCTTCCGGGACGAGCCGGGTGAGAAGCACAAGAACCTCGTGGTGGAACTGAAGTACGGCCGCAACCGCGAGCGCAGCATCGCCGGTCTGCGCCGGGTGTCCAAGCCGGGTCTGCGGGTGTACGCCAAGTCGACCGAGCTGCCGAGCGTGCTGGGCGGGCTGGGCATCGCGATCATCTCGACGTCGGGCGGCCTCCAGACCGACCGGCAGGCCAAGCGCAATGGTGTGGGCGGGGAAGTCCTCGCCTACGTCTGGTAA
- a CDS encoding DNA-directed RNA polymerase subunit alpha, translating into MLISQRPALGEEPINDTRSRFTIEPLEPGFGYTLGNSLRRTLLSSIPGAAVTSIRIDGVLHEFTTVPGVKEDVTDIILNLKELVVSSEEDEPVTMYLRKQGPGEVTAADIVPPAGVTVHNPDLHIASLNGKGKLEIELVVERGRGYVPAQQNKQAGAEIGRIPVDSIYSPVLKVTYKVEATRVEQRTDFDKLIVDVETKPSITPRDAVASAGKTLVELFGLARELNVDAEGIEIGPSPQEADTIAAYAMPIEDLDLTVRSYNCLKREGIHTVGELVSRSEADLLDIRNFGAKSIDEVKMKLVGLGLSLKDSPPGFDPTAAAASYEGGESWSAEGVGGLSDNGHDDGQDYAETEQL; encoded by the coding sequence GTGCTGATTTCCCAGCGACCGGCCCTCGGCGAAGAGCCGATCAACGACACCCGGTCCCGGTTCACGATCGAGCCGCTGGAGCCCGGCTTCGGCTACACGCTCGGCAACTCGCTGCGGCGCACGCTGCTGTCGTCCATTCCGGGCGCGGCGGTGACCAGCATCCGCATCGACGGCGTGCTGCACGAGTTCACCACGGTCCCCGGGGTGAAGGAAGACGTCACCGACATCATCCTGAACCTCAAGGAACTGGTCGTGTCCTCCGAGGAGGACGAGCCCGTCACCATGTACCTGCGCAAGCAGGGCCCCGGTGAGGTCACCGCTGCCGACATCGTGCCGCCGGCCGGTGTCACCGTGCACAACCCGGATCTGCACATCGCCTCGCTCAACGGCAAGGGCAAGCTGGAGATCGAACTGGTCGTCGAGCGCGGCCGCGGGTATGTGCCTGCCCAGCAGAACAAGCAGGCGGGTGCCGAGATCGGCCGGATCCCGGTCGACTCGATCTACTCGCCGGTGCTGAAGGTCACCTACAAGGTCGAGGCGACCCGTGTCGAGCAGCGCACCGACTTCGACAAGCTGATCGTGGACGTCGAGACCAAGCCGTCGATCACCCCGCGCGACGCCGTCGCCTCCGCGGGCAAGACGCTGGTGGAGCTGTTCGGGCTGGCCCGTGAGCTCAACGTCGACGCCGAGGGCATCGAGATCGGCCCGTCGCCGCAGGAGGCGGACACCATCGCCGCCTACGCGATGCCGATCGAGGACCTGGACCTCACCGTCCGGTCGTACAACTGCCTCAAGCGCGAGGGCATCCACACGGTCGGCGAGCTGGTCTCGCGCAGCGAGGCCGACCTGCTCGACATCCGCAACTTCGGTGCGAAGTCGATCGACGAGGTCAAGATGAAGCTCGTCGGCCTCGGCCTCTCGCTGAAGGACAGCCCGCCCGGGTTCGACCCGACCGCGGCCGCTGCCTCCTACGAGGGCGGCGAGAGCTGGTCCGCCGAGGGTGTCGGCGGTCTGTCGGACAACGGCCACGACGACGGCCAGGACTACGCAGAGACGGAGCAGCTGTAA
- the rpsM gene encoding 30S ribosomal protein S13 has product MARLAGVDLPREKRLEIALTYIYGIGRTRSKELIAATSLNPDTRVRDLTDDDLVKLRDHIEENFKVEGDLRREVQADIRRKIEIGCYEGLRWRRGLPVRGQRTKTNARTRKGPKKTVAGKKKAGKK; this is encoded by the coding sequence ATGGCACGACTCGCCGGCGTCGACCTCCCCCGCGAAAAGCGGTTGGAGATCGCGCTGACCTACATCTACGGCATCGGTCGTACGCGCTCGAAGGAGCTCATCGCGGCCACGTCGCTCAACCCGGACACCCGGGTGCGTGACCTGACCGACGACGACCTCGTCAAGCTGCGCGACCACATCGAAGAGAACTTCAAGGTCGAGGGTGACCTCCGCCGCGAGGTGCAGGCCGACATCCGTCGCAAGATCGAGATCGGCTGCTACGAGGGCCTGCGGTGGCGCCGCGGTCTGCCCGTCCGCGGTCAGCGGACCAAGACCAACGCCCGTACCCGCAAGGGCCCGAAGAAGACGGTCGCCGGCAAGAAGAAGGCTGGCAAGAAGTGA
- the rplF gene encoding 50S ribosomal protein L6, with translation MSRIGKQPITVPSGVEVTIDGQNISVKGPKGTLSHTVAEPITVERGEDGALLVKRPDDERTSRALHGLTRTLVNNLVVGVTDGYEKKLEIHGVGYRVQAKGSNLEFALGYSHPVLIEAPEGITFKVESPTRFSVSGINKQQVGEIAAVIRKLRRPDPYKGKGLRYEGERIRRKVGKTGK, from the coding sequence ATGTCGCGCATCGGTAAGCAGCCGATCACCGTCCCTTCCGGGGTCGAGGTGACCATCGACGGCCAGAACATTTCGGTGAAGGGGCCCAAGGGCACCCTTTCGCACACCGTCGCCGAGCCGATCACGGTCGAGCGCGGTGAGGACGGCGCGCTTCTGGTGAAGCGCCCGGACGACGAGCGGACCAGCCGTGCGCTGCACGGTCTGACCCGCACGCTGGTCAACAACCTGGTCGTCGGCGTCACCGACGGATACGAGAAGAAGCTCGAGATCCACGGTGTCGGTTACCGCGTCCAGGCCAAGGGCAGCAACCTCGAGTTCGCCCTCGGCTACAGCCACCCCGTGCTGATCGAGGCGCCGGAAGGCATCACCTTCAAGGTCGAGAGCCCGACCCGGTTCTCGGTGTCCGGCATCAACAAGCAGCAGGTCGGCGAGATCGCCGCGGTGATCCGCAAGCTGCGGCGCCCGGACCCCTACAAGGGCAAGGGGCTGCGCTACGAGGGTGAGCGCATCCGCCGCAAGGTCGGAAAGACGGGTAAGTGA
- the rplR gene encoding 50S ribosomal protein L18 codes for MSETATKKRKPVGKDISTRRRVAKARRHFRLRKKIGGTAQRPRLVINRSSRHIAVQVIDDVAGNTLAAASTLEADVRALEGDKKAKAAKVGELVAARAKDAGISSVVFDRGGNRYHGRIAALADAAREAGLEF; via the coding sequence ATGAGCGAAACGGCAACGAAGAAGCGGAAGCCGGTCGGCAAGGACATCTCGACCCGCCGCCGCGTCGCGAAGGCGCGCCGTCACTTCCGGCTTCGCAAGAAGATCGGCGGGACCGCCCAGCGGCCGCGCCTGGTGATCAACCGGTCCTCGCGGCACATCGCGGTCCAGGTGATCGACGACGTGGCCGGGAACACCCTGGCTGCGGCGTCCACCCTGGAGGCCGACGTGCGTGCGCTCGAGGGCGACAAGAAGGCCAAGGCCGCCAAGGTCGGCGAGCTCGTGGCCGCCCGCGCGAAGGATGCGGGCATTTCCAGCGTCGTGTTCGACCGGGGTGGCAACCGCTACCACGGCCGCATCGCCGCGCTGGCCGACGCCGCCCGCGAGGCGGGGTTGGAGTTCTGA
- the rplE gene encoding 50S ribosomal protein L5, with translation MTTAEKIVPRLKTRYREEIKGELRSEFGYENVHQIPGVVKVVVNMGVGDAARDSKLIDGAVRDLAAITGQKPEVRRARKSIAQFKLREGQPIGARVTLRGDYMWEFLDRLLTIALPRIRDFRGLSAKQFDGNGNYTFGLNEQSMFHEIDPDSIDRPRGMDVTVVTTATTDDEGRALLRKLGFPFKEN, from the coding sequence ATGACGACCGCAGAGAAGATCGTGCCGCGGTTGAAGACGCGGTACCGCGAAGAGATCAAGGGCGAGCTCCGCAGCGAGTTCGGCTACGAGAACGTCCACCAGATCCCGGGCGTGGTCAAGGTCGTCGTCAACATGGGTGTCGGCGACGCCGCGCGGGACAGCAAGCTGATCGATGGTGCGGTCCGCGACCTCGCGGCCATCACCGGTCAGAAGCCCGAGGTGCGCCGGGCGCGCAAGTCCATCGCGCAGTTCAAGCTGCGTGAGGGCCAGCCGATCGGTGCGCGCGTCACCCTGCGCGGCGACTACATGTGGGAGTTCCTGGACCGGCTGCTGACCATCGCGCTGCCGCGTATCCGTGACTTCCGCGGGCTGTCGGCCAAGCAGTTCGACGGCAACGGCAACTACACGTTCGGTCTCAACGAGCAGTCGATGTTCCACGAGATCGACCCCGACTCCATCGACCGCCCCCGCGGCATGGACGTCACCGTTGTCACCACCGCTACCACCGACGACGAGGGCCGCGCGCTGCTCCGCAAGCTCGGCTTCCCGTTCAAGGAGAACTGA
- the rpsK gene encoding 30S ribosomal protein S11, translating to MPPKARAGAKKVRRKEKKNVAHGHAHIKSTFNNTIVSITDPNGAVISWASSGHVGFKGSRKSTPFAAQMAAENAARKAAEHGMKKVDVFVKGPGSGRETAIRSLQAAGLEVGTIQDVTPQPHNGCRPPKRRRV from the coding sequence ATGCCACCCAAGGCTCGCGCCGGGGCCAAGAAGGTCCGGCGGAAGGAAAAGAAGAACGTGGCCCACGGCCACGCTCACATCAAGAGCACCTTCAACAACACCATCGTGTCGATCACCGACCCGAACGGTGCTGTGATCTCGTGGGCCTCCTCCGGCCACGTCGGCTTCAAGGGCTCTCGCAAGTCCACCCCGTTCGCCGCCCAGATGGCGGCCGAGAACGCGGCCCGCAAGGCCGCCGAGCACGGGATGAAGAAGGTCGACGTGTTCGTCAAGGGCCCTGGCTCCGGCCGGGAGACGGCGATCCGTTCGCTGCAGGCCGCCGGTCTCGAGGTCGGCACCATCCAGGACGTGACCCCGCAGCCCCACAACGGCTGCCGCCCGCCCAAGCGGCGCCGGGTCTGA
- the map gene encoding type I methionyl aminopeptidase has protein sequence MNLVPSVLRRHRGIEIKSPGEFEAMRAAGIVVARTLAAVAEAAKPGVSTADLDEIAEETIRAAGAVPSFKGYHGFPASICSSVNEQIVHGIPSKTAVLADGDLLSVDCGAILDGWHGDSAVTLAIGAVSAADQALSAATRAAMLAGIEAAVPGARLTDISHAVQTSAETSSAADGREYGQIVEYGGHGIGTEMHMEPFLPNVGKPGRGPKLKSGMALAIEPMLTGGSAETVELEDGWTVVTADGSRACHWEHTVAITDAGPRVLTLLEDV, from the coding sequence GTGAACCTGGTGCCCTCCGTGCTCCGCCGCCACCGCGGCATCGAGATCAAGAGCCCCGGCGAGTTCGAGGCGATGCGGGCCGCCGGCATCGTGGTGGCCCGCACCCTCGCGGCCGTCGCGGAGGCCGCCAAGCCCGGCGTCAGCACGGCCGACCTCGACGAGATCGCCGAGGAGACCATCCGCGCGGCTGGCGCGGTGCCCTCGTTCAAGGGCTACCACGGCTTCCCGGCCTCGATCTGCTCGTCGGTGAACGAGCAGATCGTGCACGGCATCCCGTCGAAGACCGCGGTGCTCGCCGACGGTGACCTGCTGTCCGTGGACTGCGGCGCCATCCTCGACGGGTGGCACGGCGACTCGGCGGTCACGCTGGCCATCGGCGCGGTTTCGGCCGCCGACCAGGCGTTGTCGGCCGCCACCCGTGCCGCGATGCTCGCCGGTATCGAGGCCGCCGTGCCCGGCGCGCGGCTCACCGACATCTCGCACGCCGTGCAGACCTCGGCGGAGACGTCGTCGGCCGCGGACGGCCGCGAGTACGGGCAGATCGTCGAGTACGGCGGGCACGGCATCGGCACCGAGATGCACATGGAGCCGTTCCTGCCCAACGTCGGCAAGCCGGGCCGCGGCCCGAAGCTCAAGAGCGGGATGGCACTGGCCATCGAGCCGATGCTGACCGGCGGCAGCGCCGAGACCGTCGAACTCGAAGACGGCTGGACGGTCGTGACCGCGGACGGCTCCCGGGCCTGTCACTGGGAGCACACGGTCGCCATCACCGACGCCGGCCCGCGCGTCCTGACCCTCCTGGAAGACGTCTGA
- the rpsE gene encoding 30S ribosomal protein S5: MPGRTRQGGGQGGPGGNDRDRRDRRDRRDGGRGGAGQEKTPHLERVVAINRVAKVVKGGRRFSFTALVVVGDGDGQVGVGYGKAKEVPAAIAKGVEEAKKNFFRVPRIAGTIPHPIQGEEAAGVVLLRPASAGTGVIAGGPVRAVLECAGVHDVLSKSLGSDNAINIVHATVAALKGLQRPEEVAARRGLPLEDVAPARMLRQRAGQGV, encoded by the coding sequence ATGCCGGGACGTACACGGCAGGGCGGCGGACAGGGCGGCCCCGGCGGTAACGACCGCGACCGCCGTGACCGCCGCGACCGCCGCGACGGTGGCCGTGGCGGGGCCGGCCAGGAGAAGACCCCGCACCTCGAGCGCGTCGTCGCGATCAACCGCGTCGCCAAGGTCGTGAAGGGTGGTCGTCGGTTCAGCTTCACCGCTCTGGTGGTCGTCGGTGACGGCGACGGTCAGGTCGGTGTCGGCTACGGCAAGGCCAAGGAAGTTCCCGCGGCCATCGCCAAGGGCGTCGAGGAAGCGAAGAAGAACTTCTTCCGCGTTCCCCGGATCGCCGGCACCATCCCGCACCCCATCCAGGGTGAGGAGGCCGCCGGTGTGGTCCTGCTGCGTCCGGCGAGCGCCGGTACCGGTGTCATCGCCGGTGGCCCGGTGCGTGCGGTGCTGGAGTGCGCGGGCGTGCACGACGTGCTGTCGAAGTCGCTGGGCTCCGACAACGCGATCAACATCGTGCACGCCACCGTGGCGGCCCTGAAGGGTCTCCAGCGTCCGGAGGAGGTGGCGGCCCGTCGTGGTCTGCCGCTCGAGGACGTCGCGCCCGCCCGGATGCTGCGGCAGCGCGCGGGACAGGGGGTCTGA
- the infA gene encoding translation initiation factor IF-1, producing MAKKDGAIEVEGRVIEPLPNAMFRVELENGHKVLAHISGKMRQHYIRILPEDRVVVELSPYDLSRGRIVYRYK from the coding sequence ATGGCTAAGAAAGACGGGGCCATCGAGGTCGAGGGTCGGGTCATCGAGCCACTCCCCAACGCGATGTTCCGAGTCGAGTTGGAGAACGGTCACAAGGTCCTGGCACACATCAGCGGCAAGATGCGGCAGCACTACATCCGCATCCTCCCGGAGGACCGGGTCGTCGTCGAGCTGTCGCCGTACGACCTGTCTCGCGGTCGCATTGTCTACCGCTACAAGTGA
- a CDS encoding adenylate kinase, giving the protein MTRLVLVGPPGAGKGTQAVALSQRLSIPHISTGDLFRAHVAEQTPLGEEAKRYLDSGELVPDSVTNEMVRERLAESDTKAGFLLDGFPRNTKQAQVLGEMLGESDSRIDAVIQLDVPEDVLVERLLGRGRTDDTEEVIRRRQQVYQSETAPLLDYYSAILVKVDGVGEVDEVSTRIVNALDARS; this is encoded by the coding sequence ATGACGCGCCTGGTTCTTGTCGGCCCGCCCGGAGCAGGAAAGGGTACTCAGGCGGTAGCGCTGTCGCAGCGGCTCTCCATCCCGCACATCTCCACGGGTGACCTCTTCCGCGCTCACGTGGCGGAGCAGACGCCGCTGGGCGAGGAGGCGAAGCGCTACCTCGACTCGGGTGAGCTGGTCCCGGACAGCGTGACCAACGAGATGGTCCGCGAGCGCCTGGCCGAGTCCGACACGAAGGCCGGCTTCCTGCTGGACGGGTTTCCGCGCAACACCAAGCAGGCCCAGGTGCTCGGCGAGATGCTGGGCGAGTCGGACAGCAGGATCGACGCCGTCATCCAGCTCGACGTGCCCGAGGATGTCCTGGTCGAGCGCCTGCTGGGCCGCGGCCGCACGGACGACACCGAAGAGGTCATCCGCCGCCGCCAGCAGGTCTACCAGTCGGAGACCGCGCCGCTGCTGGACTACTACTCGGCCATCCTGGTGAAGGTGGACGGCGTCGGCGAGGTCGACGAGGTGTCAACCCGCATCGTGAACGCCCTCGACGCCCGCTCGTGA
- a CDS encoding type Z 30S ribosomal protein S14, with translation MAKKALIAKAARKPKFKVRAYTRCNRCGRPHSVFRKFGLCRVCLREMAHAGELPGVSKSSW, from the coding sequence ATGGCCAAGAAGGCTCTCATCGCCAAGGCGGCCCGCAAGCCGAAGTTCAAGGTGCGTGCCTACACGCGCTGCAACCGGTGCGGCCGGCCCCACTCGGTGTTCCGCAAGTTCGGACTGTGCCGGGTTTGCCTGCGCGAGATGGCGCACGCGGGCGAGCTGCCCGGCGTGTCCAAGTCCAGCTGGTAG